Proteins encoded within one genomic window of Arachis ipaensis cultivar K30076 chromosome B08, Araip1.1, whole genome shotgun sequence:
- the LOC107610736 gene encoding uncharacterized protein LOC107610736, with amino-acid sequence MTGLLKKHGISYKVAMTYHPQTNGQAEVSNREIKHILKKIVKPHRKHWSSRFRDALWAYRTAYKTPIGMSPFCLVYRKVCHLLVEVEHKSYWAVKECNSGLGGVGIERKLQLEELEGLRLEAYENSRLYKEKVKAVHDKHIKRREFKVGDQVLLYNSRLRLMPGKLRSRWDGPTW; translated from the coding sequence aTGACAGGTTTGTTGAAGAAGCATGGCATCAGTTACAAGGTGGCGATgacttaccatccccaaacaaatggccaagccgaggtgtctaatagAGAGATCAAGCACATACTCAAGAAGATTGTTAAACCTCATAGAAAGCACTGGAGTTCAAGGTTTAGAGATGCGctatgggcttatcggacagcttacaagacacccatcggcATGAGTCCATTCTGCCTAGTCTACAGAAAGGTTTGTCACCTTCtggtggaggtggaacacaaatcTTATTGGGCTGTGAAGGAATGCAACTCAGGATTGGGAGGAGTTGGAattgaaaggaaattgcaactagAGGAATTGGAGGGCCTTCGACTAGAAGCATATGAAAActcaaggctctacaaagaaaaggtgaaggcGGTACATGACAAGCACATTAAGAGAAGAGAGTTTAAAGTTGGGGATCAAGTCCTtctctacaactcaaggttgaGGTTAATGCCGGGCAAACTGAGGTCAAGGTGGGATGGACCTACATGGTAG